One Euphorbia lathyris chromosome 1, ddEupLath1.1, whole genome shotgun sequence DNA segment encodes these proteins:
- the LOC136210997 gene encoding protein ABIL3-like isoform X1 — translation MESNKNSSPSSVSAPQKSSNQDEIYMHQTLLFSDTLKELKSLRKQLNTAAEYFETCYRGEEHKQIVVESLKDYAIKALINTIDHLGSVAYKVNNFVDEKVGEVSALELRFCCLEQRVQTCQKYIDQGGFSQQLLMIGNPKYHKRYIFPADEEIMDTKSKHHRRSFNAEMNSYQFKKVVQATIKGTSPSVLRETHCRSESPQFHSRQRTFTLASTPNNRRPDKRAASPKRFPFIRSGSVVPNRSVSPNYPETLRRNPSEAQRSVSLSKFSERKGANDSEQYSSKSKRLFKALISMRKSRKDQNLYKYLDDV, via the exons ATGGAGAGTAATaaaaattcctctccatcttcggTTTCTGCCCCTCAAAAATCTTCCAATCAAGATGAAATTTATATGCATCAAACCTTGCTCTTTTCTGATACTCTTAAG gAGTTGAAGAGTTTAAGGAAACAGTTAAACACAGCAGCAGAGTACTTCGAGACATGTTACAGAGGAGAGGAACATAAACAAAT AGTGGTGGAAAGCTTGAAAGATTATGCAATAAAAGCTTTGATAAATACTATAGATCATCTGGGTTCTGTGGCGTACAAAGTTAATAACTTTGTTGATGAAAAGGTTGGTGAAGTTTCAGCTTTGGAACTTCGTTTCTGTTGCCTTGAACAG AGAGTACAAACATGCCAAAAGTATATCGACCAAGGAGGATTTTCTCAGCAGCTTCTGATGATAGGAAATCCAAAGTATCATAAGCGCTACATTTTTCCAG CTGATGAAGAGATCATGGATACCAAATCAAAGCATCATAGGAGAAGTTTCAATGCTGAAATGAACTCCTATCAATTTAAGAAAG TTGTTCAAGCAACAATCAAAGGAACTTCCCCATCTGTCTTGAG AGAAACGCATTGTAGATCAGAGTCTCCACAGTTTCACTCAAGACAAAGAACGTTTACATTGGCAAGCACTCCTAACAACAGAAGACCAG ATAAAAGAGCTGCATCTCCAAAGAGGTTTCCATTCATACGCTCTGGATCTGTTGTTCCTAATAGATCAGTATCTCCTAACTATCCTGAAACCTTACGAAGG AACCCATCAGAGGCTCAGAGATCAGTTTCATTGTCAAAATTTTCTGAAAGAAAAGGAGCAAATGACAGTGAACAATATTCAAGCAAAAGCAAACGCCTCTTCAAGGCATTGATAAGCATGCGCAAATCCAGAAAGGATCAGAATTTGTATAAATACCTGGATGATGTTTGA
- the LOC136210996 gene encoding uncharacterized protein, whose product MENSKKRWSVTYTKHIKQKRKVYQDGFLDLHIPTNKAMLFDDCDKLLEIKMLKGEEVVSSGETLTFNGYLVDVGDPDCVVKVEVEAKVKAHHRPIFESNFKGRETPRPTLMRRHNNDAAEKSKTRLNNISPSYKVIREFKKSESLRYGALKSRPETVNNTGVTEWNVLYTTQMTQKAKKYHDGFLKLKNGGALGRRQIMLYDASKNLLNTRFLKKDEIIRSDESVAFDAHLVDIGEPEGDNQVFVDLSTEGNTINIVSQEGIKHEHRNRFEEKKFLVAKGEDACSRGISAADTNKISMTVPQNKSLRGINQILSILQKPIAPGIVIPGCTEKNVIQDVCSPEGLQVSDAEADHSNHRLLPKASIQDDGPSENNINGGSSKGMPILTDAQLSSDGGIENPDQCYNTNGPTDDKMKSSGKHKNERKLDEWPTFDLGF is encoded by the exons ATGGAGAATTCGAAGAAGAGATGGAGCGTAACGTACACGAAGCACATCAAACAGAAGAGGAAAGTCTACCAAGATGGCTTCCTAGACCTTCACATCCCAACCAACAAG GCGATGCTGTTTGATGATTGCGATAAGCTATTGGAAATTAAGATGCTGAAGGGAGAAGAAGTTGTTAGCTCGGGAGAAACACTGACGTTTAATGGCTATCTTGTCGACGTTGGGGATCCTGATTGTGTGGTGAAGGTCGAGGTCGAGGCCAAGGTCAAGGCCCATCATAGGCCAATATTTGAATCAAACTTTAAAGGAAGAGAGACGCCTAGGCCAACCTTGATGCGTCGAC ATAACAATGATGCTGCAGAGAAGAGCAAAACACGGTTGAATAATATAAGCCCTTCGTATAAAGTTATTAGAG AGTTCAAGAAGAGTGAATCTCTAAGATATGGAGCTTTAAAGAGCCGTCCAGAGACAGTAAACAACACTGGAGTAACAG AGTGGAATGTCTTGTACACAACACAAATGACTCAAAAGGCCAAGAAATACCATGACGGTTTCCTGAAGCTTAAAAATGGTGGAGCATTAGGGAGGAGGCAG ATCATGCTATATGATGCAAGCAAGAACCTCTTAAATACTAGGTTTCTCAAGAAAGATGAAATAATCAGATCTGACGAATCAGTAGCATTTGATGCTCATTTGGTTGACATTGGAGAACCTGAAGgagataatcaagtttttgTAGATTTGAGTACTGAAGGAAATACTATCAACATTGTTAGCCAAGAAGGAATAAAGCATGAACATCGGAATcgttttgaagaaaaaaaatttctGGTGGCTAAAG GGGAGGATGCGTGTTCAAGAGGCATCTCTGCTGCAGACACGAACAAGATAAGCATGACTGTCCCCCAAAACAAATCTTTACGAGGCA TTAATCAGATCTTGTCCATTCTTCAAAAACCCATAGCTCCTGGGATAGTTATTCCAGGGTGTACTGAGAAGAACGTGATTCAAGATGTTTGTTCTCCTGAGGGGCTTCAAGTTTCAGATGCTGAGGCAGATCATTCAAATCATAGGCTATTACCCAAAGCATCAATACAAGACGATGGACCCAGCGAAAATAACATTAATGGAGGATCAAGTAAAG GGATGCCTATTCTCACTGATGCTCAACTCTCCAGTGATGGTGGAATTGAAAATCCTGACCAG TGTTACAACACTAATGGTCCTACTGATGATAAAATGAAGAGTAGTGGGAAGCACAAGAATGAAAGGAAACTTGATGAATGGCCGACTTTTGATCTTGGATTTTGA
- the LOC136210997 gene encoding protein ABIL3-like isoform X2, with protein MESNKNSSPSSVSAPQKSSNQDEIYMHQTLLFSDTLKELKSLRKQLNTAAEYFETCYRGEEHKQIVVESLKDYAIKALINTIDHLGSVAYKVNNFVDEKVGEVSALELRFCCLEQRVQTCQKYIDQGGFSQQLLMIGNPKYHKRYIFPADEEIMDTKSKHHRRSFNAEMNSYQFKKVVQATIKGTSPSVLRETHCRSESPQFHSRQRTFTLASTPNNRRPDKRAASPKRFPFIRSGSVVPNRSVSPNYPETLRRVVFPENCV; from the exons ATGGAGAGTAATaaaaattcctctccatcttcggTTTCTGCCCCTCAAAAATCTTCCAATCAAGATGAAATTTATATGCATCAAACCTTGCTCTTTTCTGATACTCTTAAG gAGTTGAAGAGTTTAAGGAAACAGTTAAACACAGCAGCAGAGTACTTCGAGACATGTTACAGAGGAGAGGAACATAAACAAAT AGTGGTGGAAAGCTTGAAAGATTATGCAATAAAAGCTTTGATAAATACTATAGATCATCTGGGTTCTGTGGCGTACAAAGTTAATAACTTTGTTGATGAAAAGGTTGGTGAAGTTTCAGCTTTGGAACTTCGTTTCTGTTGCCTTGAACAG AGAGTACAAACATGCCAAAAGTATATCGACCAAGGAGGATTTTCTCAGCAGCTTCTGATGATAGGAAATCCAAAGTATCATAAGCGCTACATTTTTCCAG CTGATGAAGAGATCATGGATACCAAATCAAAGCATCATAGGAGAAGTTTCAATGCTGAAATGAACTCCTATCAATTTAAGAAAG TTGTTCAAGCAACAATCAAAGGAACTTCCCCATCTGTCTTGAG AGAAACGCATTGTAGATCAGAGTCTCCACAGTTTCACTCAAGACAAAGAACGTTTACATTGGCAAGCACTCCTAACAACAGAAGACCAG ATAAAAGAGCTGCATCTCCAAAGAGGTTTCCATTCATACGCTCTGGATCTGTTGTTCCTAATAGATCAGTATCTCCTAACTATCCTGAAACCTTACGAAGG GTGGTATTTCCAGAAAACTGTGTTTGA
- the LOC136219473 gene encoding protein MAIN-LIKE 1-like, protein MDGDASMHRPSADIIPIDRGVVTRGRDGRFSSTAASSSGSSKRSRSVEDDWVVKDPVPGGPFDGAVIPSFLGHIACAIWAGQDRGVLRCHTRSGYCTKLRLWYSGSSRTIQSRIESSGLFHLPGIMHSHIDAALITAFVERWQPDTSSFHMPFGEMTILMHDVWEILRIPVDGAMVTADATVDELKECVMDLFGATRVELDARHYASGGIRAASVMERCGGDRIPETQAIAWTWLMLGSTLFVDKSGDRIRPSCLLEVQDSAAGAVGLSWGSAALAYLYRHLGIATRGDCGQMTGCMTLLQSWIYEYFSCFRPHREAVTVDPDLPRASLWPSISMEKSDERLRAFRARLDVLTADEVMWMPYGPDAITETPRTLYSGWIRYRDVIEPYMPG, encoded by the exons ATGGACGGGGATGCTTCTATGCATCGTCCTAGTGCTGATATTATCCCCATAGATCGTGGTGTTgtgacgaggggtcgagacggacgattttcttctaccgcagcatcttcttctg gtagcagcaagcgatcgaggagtgtagaggatgactggGTTGTGAAGGACCCCGTCCCCGGGGGTCCATTTGATGGTGCTGTGATCCCGAGCTTTTTGGGACATATTGCATGTGCTATATGGGCCGGTCAGGACAGGGGCGTccttaggtgtcataccagatcagGGTATTGCACGAAGCTGAGATTATGGTACAGTGGTTCTTCCCGGACGATTCAGTCGCGTATCGAGTCATCTGGCTTGTTCCATTTACCTGGTATTATGCACAGTCACATAGATGCTGCACTGATCACAGCATTTGttgagcggtggcagccagacacgtcatcatttcacatgccatttggcgagatgaccattttgatgcatgatgtgtgggagatattgcgcatccccgtagatggtgccatggtgactgctgatgcgactgttgatgagcttaaggagtgcgtgatggatttgtttggggCGACTCGGGTTGAGTTAGATGCCCGTCATTATGCTTCTGGTGGTATACGAGCCGCTTCCGTCATGGAGCGCTGTGGAGGTGATCGGATTCCTGAGACCCAGGCTATAGCTTGGACGTGGCTGATgctcggttccaccttgttcgtagacaagagtggtgaccgcatccgaccttcttgtctgttagaggtgcaggactcggcggctggagccgttggactttcttggggatcagctgcactagcatatctataccgtcatcttggtattgctaccagaggagattgcgggcagatgacgggttgtatgacattgctccagtcctggatttacgagtatttttcttgcttcaggccacatcgagaggcagttacagttgacccggatcttcctagggcttcgttgtggccatctatatcgatggagaagagcgatgagcggttgagagcatttcgtgcccggcttgatgtgttgacagcagatgag gtcatgtggatgccgtatggcCCTGATGCCATTACTGAGACCCCGAGGACTCTATATTCTGGATGGATACGGTATcgggatgtgatcgagccgtacatGCCGGGGTGA